The proteins below come from a single Balaenoptera musculus isolate JJ_BM4_2016_0621 chromosome 1, mBalMus1.pri.v3, whole genome shotgun sequence genomic window:
- the TAS1R2 gene encoding LOW QUALITY PROTEIN: taste receptor type 1 member 2 (The sequence of the model RefSeq protein was modified relative to this genomic sequence to represent the inferred CDS: inserted 1 base in 1 codon): MGAQGRVVCSLIFLLRALAELAENPEFYLLGDYLLGGLFTLHANVKGIVHLNYLQVPKCKEYEMKVLGYNLMQATRFAVEEINNDSSLLPSVLLGYEMVDTCYMSNNVHPVLYFLSHDDYFPPIQEDYSHYVPRVVAITGPDNSESSMTVAHFLSFSLLPQVSYGAINDQLRFPAVLRTAPGVHHQMEAMVQLTLHFRWNGILVLPSSDDYGRGNSQLLSERLAHHDICIAFQETLPMPQPDQTMTQQEPERLEAIVGKLQQSVACAVAVFSPDLALFDFFREVLRQNFTGAVWIASESWAIDPVLHHLTQLQRTGTFLGITTQSVPIPGFSEFRVRRSQVSRPALNRSRLGATCDQECDTCMNTTESFNTILTLSGECVVYSVYSAVYAVVHAPQNLLGCNQTGCHKEVVYPWQLLPEIWKVNFTLLGHQIFFNEQGDLSLNLEVIQWQWDLSQNPFQSIASYQPSKRQLKDICDISWHTPNRTIPVSMCSKDCQPGQKKKPAGIHPCCFECIDCLSGTFLNRAAGEFDCQPCPSNEWSRRKDTSCFKWQLAFLEWREASTIIVVVLAALGFLSTLAILIIFWRKFQTPMVHSAGGPVCFLMLTLQLMAYMVVPVYVGPPMVSTCLCLQAFFTLCFTVCISCITVSSFQIICIFKMARRLPRAYGFWXRYHGPYVFVAFITVLKTVIVGSSMLAVTTNPTARTDPNDPKITTLSCNPSYHQGLLINTSLDLLVSVLGFGFAYIGKELPTNYYEAKVITFCMTFYFTSSVFLCAFMSVYEGALVTILDLLVTVLHLLGITLGYFGPKCYMILFYLERNTPAYFNSMIQGYTMGRD, encoded by the exons atgggagcccagggcagggtggTCTGTTCCCTGATCTTCCTGCTGCGGGCCCTGGCTGAGCTGGCTGAGAACCCGGAGTTCTACTTGCTTGGGGATTACCTCCTGGGTGGCCTCTTCACCCTCCATGCCAACGTGAAGGGCATTGTCCACCTCAACTACCTGCAGGTGCCCAAGTGCAAGGA GTACGAGATGAAGGTGCTGGGCTACAACCTCATGCAGGCCACGCGCTTTGCGGTGGAGGAAATCAACAATGACAGCAGCCTGCTGCCCAGTGTGCTGTTGGGCTACGAGATGGTGGACACCTGCTACATGTCCAACAACGTCCATCCTGTGCTCTACTTCCTGTCCCATGACGACTATTTCCCGCCCATCCAGGAGGATTACAGCCACTACGTACCCCGCGTGGTGGCCATCACCGGCCCTGACAACTCCGAGTCCTCCATGACCGTGGcccacttcctctccttctctctccttccacaggTGAG CTACGGTGCCATCAATGACCAGTTGCGTTTCCCAGCGGTGCTGCGCACGGCGCCAGGTGTGCACCACCAAATGGAGGCCATGGTGCAGCTGACGCTGCACTTCCGCTGGAACGGGATCCTCGTGTTGCCAAGCAGCGATGACTACGGCCGCGGCAACAGCCAGCTGCTCAGCGAGCGCCTGGCCCACCATGACATCTGCATCGCCTTCCAGGAGACGCTGCCCATGCCGCAGCCCGACCAGACGATGACGCAGCAGGAGCCTGAGCGCCTGGAGGCCATCGTGGGCAAGCTGCAGCAGAGCGTGGCGTGTGCTGTGGCCGTGTTCTCGCCAGACCTGGCCCTGTTCGACTTCTTCCGCGAGGTTCTGCGCCAGAACTTCACGGGCGCAGTGTGGATCGCCTCCGAATCCTGGGCCATCGACCCGGTCCTGCACCACCTCACCCAGCTGCAGCGCACAGGCACCTTCCTGGGCATCACCACCCAGAGCGTGCCCATCCCAGGCTTCAGCGAGTTCCGCGTGCGCCGCTCCCAGGTCAGCCGGCCCGCGCTCAACAGGAGCAGGCTGGGGGCCACCTGCGACCAGGAGTGTGACACCTGTATGAACACCACTGAGTCCTTCAACACCATCCTCACGCTCTCCGGCGAATGCGTGGTCTACAGCGTGTACTCTGCTGTCTACGCCGTGGTTCACGCGCCGCAGAACCTCCTGGGCTGCAACCAGACCGGCTGCCACAAGGAGGTGGTCTACCCTTGGCAG CTACTTCCGGAGATCTGGAAGGTCAACTTCACCCTCCTGGGCCACCAAATCTTCTTCAATGAGCAAGGGGACCTGTCCCTGAACCTGGAGGTCATCCAGTGGCAATGGGACCTGAGCCAGAACCCTTTCCAGAGCATCGCCTCCTACCAACCGTCGAAGAGGCAGCTGAAGGACATTTGTGACATCTCCTGGCACACCCCTAACAGGACG ATCCCTGTGTCCATGTGTTCCAAGGACTGCCAGCCTGGGCAAAAGAAGAAGCCAGCTGGCATCCACCCCTGCTGCTTCGAGTGCATTGACTGCCTCTCTGGCACCTTCCTCAACCGAGCTGCAG GTGAATTCGACTGCCAGCCCTGCCCAAGTAACGAGTGGTCCCGCAGGAAAGACACCTCCTGCTTCAAGTGGCAGCTGGCCTTCCTTGAATGGCGTGAGGCATCCACCATCATTGTGGTCGTGCTGGCTGCCCTGGGCTTCCTCAGCACCCTGGCCATCTTGATAATCTTCTGGAGGAAGTTTCAGACGCCCATGGTTCACTCGGCTGGGGGGCCCGTGTGCTTCCTGATGCTGACGCTGCAGCTGATGGCATACATGGTGGTCCCTGTGTATGTAGGGCCGCCCATGGTCTCCACGTGCCTCTGCCTCCAGGCCTTCTTCACGCTCTGCTTCACCGTCTGCATCTCCTGCATCACCGTGAGCTCTTTCCAGATCATCTGCATCTTCAAGATGGCCAGACGCCTCCCACGCGCCTACGGCTTCT TCCGCTACCATGGGCCCTACGTCTTTGTGGCATTCATCACGGTGCTCAAGACGGTCATCGTGGGGAGCAGCATGCTGGCCGTGACCACCAACCCCACTGCCCGCACTGACCCCAATGACCCCAAGATCACGACCCTGTCCTGCAACCCCAGCTACCACCAGGGGCTGCTGATCAACACCAGCCTGGACCTGCTCGTCTCCGTGCTGGGCTTCGGCTTCGCCTACATAGGCAAGGAGCTGCCCACCAACTACTACGAGGCCAAGGTCATCACCTTCTGCATGACCTTCTACTTCACCTCTTCCGTCTTCCTCTGCGCCTTCATGTCTGTCTACGAGGGGGCGCTGGTCACCATCCTGGACCTCTTGGTCACTGTGCTCCACCTCCTGGGCATCACCCTGGGCTACTTCGGCCCCAAGTGCTACATGATTCTCTTCTACCTGGAGCGCAACACGCCAGCCTACTTCAACAGCATGATTCAGGGCTACACCATGGGGAGGGACTAG